A window from Thermomonas aquatica encodes these proteins:
- a CDS encoding 5-methylcytosine restriction system specificity protein McrC, whose amino-acid sequence MAHTRTRLSLVEYGSPVDLSREIGAAIGVDRTKANSLLIEAGNRAASNLGLKYNPISVDAIGARAIDFAGLIRLAPALELEVAPKFLGLDDADATWREDFFFLSTLSRHGRLLATERLSASGGAPRDLSTLVARSITSMYEARKRRPLRSYRRVREADFFIDGDPDPVDLIFPSPDGFEQEVIRFDRRNGWNADIVAAAKGLLPEVSDPSAAGSLVRLIEDLSPQSGPANRRKSLPARHRAWKPLHELSIDVLGGLGLNYKQGQAHAPGYLVSTWRVWEDLLTVAARLGFGRSAVVPQKGFTLGTRVKSTTGAVRNVTVVPDCVIEAEGARPRLLLDAKYKGHIEKGQLRISEADMYEALAFSRATGCNLVVLAYPAQLGDVPLPVGACTEFEKVQVDAVKIVGIQIETRHISRTGALKAFAGNLASSIAEIIR is encoded by the coding sequence CTCCTGATTGAGGCTGGCAACCGTGCCGCATCGAACTTGGGGCTCAAATACAATCCCATTAGTGTTGATGCCATTGGCGCACGAGCCATCGACTTTGCTGGCCTCATCCGCTTAGCCCCAGCGCTTGAACTGGAAGTCGCACCCAAGTTCTTGGGTCTTGATGACGCTGACGCCACCTGGCGAGAGGACTTCTTCTTTCTCTCCACGCTCTCACGGCATGGGCGGCTTCTTGCGACCGAGCGCTTATCGGCCTCAGGTGGTGCACCGCGCGACCTCTCCACGTTGGTGGCCCGATCCATCACGAGCATGTACGAGGCCAGAAAACGCCGCCCTCTGCGCAGCTACCGCCGGGTGAGGGAGGCAGACTTCTTCATTGATGGCGATCCAGATCCTGTGGATCTCATCTTTCCATCACCCGATGGTTTTGAGCAGGAGGTCATCCGCTTTGATCGGCGCAATGGCTGGAATGCAGACATCGTGGCGGCTGCCAAGGGGCTTCTGCCCGAGGTGAGCGACCCATCAGCCGCAGGCTCCTTGGTGCGGCTGATCGAAGACCTTTCACCACAAAGCGGCCCTGCCAACCGTCGTAAGTCGCTCCCTGCGAGGCACAGGGCGTGGAAGCCATTGCACGAGCTTTCCATCGATGTGCTTGGAGGACTGGGTCTCAACTATAAGCAGGGTCAAGCGCACGCGCCTGGTTACCTCGTTTCGACCTGGCGGGTGTGGGAGGACTTATTAACGGTAGCGGCTCGCCTCGGGTTCGGACGTTCTGCAGTGGTGCCTCAAAAGGGCTTCACGCTGGGCACTAGGGTCAAGTCGACCACGGGTGCTGTGCGTAACGTAACGGTCGTTCCCGACTGCGTGATCGAAGCCGAGGGCGCCAGACCCCGGTTGCTTCTCGACGCCAAGTACAAGGGGCACATAGAGAAGGGGCAGCTCCGCATCTCGGAGGCTGACATGTATGAGGCACTAGCCTTTTCTAGGGCCACAGGTTGCAACTTGGTGGTTCTTGCCTATCCGGCCCAGCTAGGTGATGTACCGCTACCTGTGGGTGCGTGCACCGAGTTTGAAAAAGTGCAGGTAGACGCTGTAAAGATCGTGGGCATCCAAATCGAAACTCGTCACATCTCCAGGACAGGCGCTTTGAAGGCCTTTGCTGGAAATTTGGCAAGTAGCATCGCTGAGATAATTCGGTAG